The DNA window CCATTCCTTCTTTGACTCTTCGCTGCCAAAGCTGATAATGGTGGGGCCGACGATCAGCGTGGCAATCCCGGGACCGGGTGCTCTATGATAGCTCAACCGTTCATGGAAGATGGCCTGTTCGATGTGGGAACGCCCTGCGCCCCCATACTCCTTCGGCCACGAAATAGTGAGCCAGCCTTTCTCTCCTAACCGACGTCTGAACTCTTCTCCAGCGGGAGTCAGTTCCTCGAAATCCGGAATTGTGCCGTATCCGCCGGGCCAGTAGTGGCTCTCCTCCGCCCAGTTCGCCGGAAGCTCTCTTCTTGTGAAGTCATCGACTTCCTGCCTGAATGCCTCTTGCTGGCTGCTCAACTGGAAATCCATCTCTTCTTTCCACTCCCACCGAGTCACAGCATCATCTGGGCCAAGTCATTGCTGACGGGGTAATCCCAGCCCTCTCATGGCGACGATGTTCCGTTGAATCTCGTTGGTGCCTCCGCCAACACCTATGGATATGCAGCTTAAGTATGTTCGCATCATCCTAGCTCCAGCGATAGCCCATTTCGAGTCTTGGCTCAATTCACCATAGTGACCCAAAACTCGCATTCCGACGCTTGCTGTGTGTCTCATGAGTTCGCTTGAGAACAGTAATGACATGGAGGACTCATAGCTAGGGTGAAGGCCTTTGGCATACATCCAGGCGATACGGTAGCACATCATTCGCAGAACCTCGTTCTCTACCACCAGCTCTGCTAACTCATCTTTTATCAAAGGGTCGTCGTCATCACTAGTGCCGGAGTGTCTAGCTTCCTTCGCGTACTGTATCAATTCCTCGATGAGGCGTTGGTTCCCAGCAGCTGTGCCGATCATGGAGCGCTCATAATCGAGCGCCATCGCCAGCTGGTACCATCCATTGTTTCTCTCGCCGACCAGAGCATCCTTAGGTACACGTACATCGTCAAGGAAGACCTCATTGAATGAATGTTGGTTCAGGATGTTTATGAGAGGCTTGACGGTTATGCCAGGGGTCTTCATATCGATGATGAACATACTGATGCCTCTATGCTTGGGCGCGTTGGGGTCGGTTCTTGCCCCCAGCCAGCAATAGTTGGCATAGTGCGCAAAACTGCACCACGTCTTCTGCCCATTGATCACCCAGCTATCACCATCCTCTACAGCTCGCGTTTGAATAGACGCGAGGTCTGAACCGGAGTTGGGCTCACTGTATCCCAGGCAGAAGCACGACTCTCCCTTCGCTACTTCAGCAAGATACTTCTTCTTCTGCTTCTCACTGCCAAAAAGCAACACGGCACCACCCACCCAGTTCACCGATATCTCCATCTCGATACCTACCGGAGCCCTGTGGTAGTACAATTCCTCAGCTAGGACAAGCCGTCTCACGTGGCTCATCTCCGAGCCTCCGTACGCCTTGGGGTATGCTGGTGCCAGCCAACCCTTATCGCCCAATTTGCGTTGGAACTGACGCAGAAGGGCCCACGACTCCTCGGTTTCCTCCCACAATCCAGGATCCAGTTCAGTCCACCTAGGTGGGATCTCTTCTCTTAGCCACTGTCTTACCTCTTGGCGGAATGCCTCTTCCTCTACCGAGAATCTAAAGTCCATGCTCATCCTCCCTGCTTTGAGGCTCTCTACAC is part of the Chloroflexota bacterium genome and encodes:
- a CDS encoding acyl-CoA dehydrogenase family protein; translated protein: MDFQLSSQQEAFRQEVDDFTRRELPANWAEESHYWPGGYGTIPDFEELTPAGEEFRRRLGEKGWLTISWPKEYGGAGRSHIEQAIFHERLSYHRAPGPGIATLIVGPTIISFGSEESKKEW
- a CDS encoding acyl-CoA dehydrogenase family protein, which gives rise to MDFRFSVEEEAFRQEVRQWLREEIPPRWTELDPGLWEETEESWALLRQFQRKLGDKGWLAPAYPKAYGGSEMSHVRRLVLAEELYYHRAPVGIEMEISVNWVGGAVLLFGSEKQKKKYLAEVAKGESCFCLGYSEPNSGSDLASIQTRAVEDGDSWVINGQKTWCSFAHYANYCWLGARTDPNAPKHRGISMFIIDMKTPGITVKPLINILNQHSFNEVFLDDVRVPKDALVGERNNGWYQLAMALDYERSMIGTAAGNQRLIEELIQYAKEARHSGTSDDDDPLIKDELAELVVENEVLRMMCYRIAWMYAKGLHPSYESSMSLLFSSELMRHTASVGMRVLGHYGELSQDSKWAIAGARMMRTYLSCISIGVGGGTNEIQRNIVAMRGLGLPRQQ